In Micromonospora sp. LH3U1, one genomic interval encodes:
- a CDS encoding aldo/keto reductase, with the protein MNNYYLLGRSGLRVSRLALGTMNFGVDGFHAAYGKTEEEAEPIFRQYLEAGGNFIDTADFYTAGESEKILGRLIDRAGVRDRLVLTSKATNTVDPTDPNASGNGRKHIMRAVEASLSRLGTDYIDLYLLHTWDRITPVEEVVHTLDDLVRAGKIRYAGLSDVPAWYAARAQSYAEAHGLAPMINLQLPYSLVSRGIEAEFVSMAQTLGMGLTAWSPIGGGLLSGKYKRDGDGMSGTGRLTNPDAGGREISPSDWKVIEVLDDVAADLGRSMAQVAINWVATQPAVASVIIGASSPEQLASNVGALDFEIPADARRRLEDASAPNVGLPYAMFTPQYQSWVVSPGLGIGDKPAGYAPPVFNGATQPTR; encoded by the coding sequence ATGAACAACTACTACCTGCTCGGGCGGTCCGGTCTGCGGGTGAGCCGACTGGCGCTGGGCACCATGAACTTCGGCGTCGACGGTTTCCACGCCGCGTACGGCAAGACCGAGGAGGAGGCGGAGCCGATCTTCCGCCAATATCTGGAGGCGGGCGGCAACTTCATCGATACGGCGGACTTCTACACCGCCGGGGAGAGCGAGAAGATCCTCGGCCGCCTGATCGACCGGGCCGGTGTTCGCGACCGGCTCGTGCTCACCAGCAAGGCCACCAACACCGTCGACCCGACCGACCCGAACGCCAGCGGCAACGGCCGCAAGCACATCATGCGGGCCGTGGAGGCGTCGCTGAGTCGGCTCGGCACCGACTACATCGACCTGTACCTGCTGCACACCTGGGACCGGATCACCCCGGTCGAGGAGGTCGTGCACACCCTCGACGACCTGGTACGCGCCGGCAAGATCCGGTACGCCGGGCTCTCCGACGTACCAGCCTGGTACGCGGCCCGGGCGCAGAGCTACGCCGAGGCGCACGGGTTGGCCCCGATGATCAACCTGCAGCTTCCGTACTCCCTGGTCAGCCGGGGCATCGAGGCGGAGTTCGTGTCGATGGCCCAGACGCTGGGCATGGGTCTCACCGCGTGGAGCCCGATCGGCGGCGGTCTGCTCAGCGGCAAGTACAAGCGCGACGGCGACGGCATGAGCGGGACCGGCCGGTTGACCAACCCCGACGCCGGCGGTCGGGAGATCAGCCCCAGCGACTGGAAGGTCATCGAGGTCCTGGACGACGTGGCCGCCGACCTGGGCCGCAGCATGGCCCAGGTCGCGATCAACTGGGTGGCCACCCAGCCCGCCGTCGCATCGGTGATCATCGGGGCGAGCAGCCCCGAGCAACTCGCCAGCAACGTCGGTGCGCTCGACTTCGAGATCCCGGCGGACGCCCGTCGCCGACTGGAGGACGCCAGCGCCCCGAACGTCGGGTTGCCGTACGCCATGTTCACCCCGCAGTACCAGTCCTGGGTGGTGAGCCCCGGCCTCGGCATCGGCGACAAGCCGGCCGGTTACGCCCCGCCGGTGTTCAACGGCGCCACCCAGCCCACCAGGTGA
- a CDS encoding Xaa-Pro dipeptidyl-peptidase, producing the protein MRRPRHLALLSVGVSGALVLSAAPTAAAAPPTAPTPTGIVVSDGMTQPVFSLADAIEERVFVQTPVDTDHDGRLDRVAIDISRPRETATQGFKVPVIFEHSPYRKGTWGDVPYPSVLVDDLPQNGLTDRSGRRSLDADAQRAQAKANLPGSLDDYYVPRGYAVVLGQSVGTGDSDGCPTSGDQAETLGTKAVIDWLNGRAKGYDANGAPVTAGWTTGAVGMTGVSYNGTLPNQVATTGVKGLKTIVPVSAISSWYDYYRANGLVVAPGTFQGEDLDILAQYTAGQARAEGPCADELATITEEQDRVTGDYSDFWRDRDYLDARNVKASVFVVHGLNDWNVKTEHFAGWWDQLAKRDVPRKIWLHQGGHGGPGSNASVTLPSGQTWTYKQTENRWFDFWLWNVRNGIMDEPTAVLQREDRAYTTYANWPDPAAREVGLRFAATDATAPGALTTGKPPKGKVEQSFVDEGRTIHPDTLVANPDTASPNRLAYRSPALTQDVRISGRPEMRLRMAIDNKPDANLTAYLVDYGPAGSTAAPTVVTRGWMDPQNRKNAARTEPVKQGKLYDYRWTMEPKDYVFPAGHRIGVVVFSSDQEYTLLPLGGTELRVAPNDSELRLPVVGGRGVLGF; encoded by the coding sequence GTGCGTCGACCCCGCCATCTGGCACTACTCAGCGTCGGTGTGTCCGGCGCCCTGGTCCTGAGCGCAGCCCCGACAGCGGCCGCTGCCCCACCCACGGCGCCCACGCCCACCGGCATCGTGGTCAGCGACGGCATGACCCAACCCGTGTTCTCGCTCGCCGACGCGATCGAGGAGCGGGTATTCGTCCAGACCCCTGTGGACACCGATCACGACGGCCGGCTCGACCGGGTGGCGATCGACATCTCCCGGCCCCGGGAGACCGCCACGCAGGGCTTCAAGGTGCCGGTCATCTTCGAGCACAGCCCGTACCGCAAGGGCACCTGGGGCGACGTGCCGTACCCGAGCGTGCTGGTCGACGACCTGCCGCAGAACGGCCTGACCGACCGGTCCGGGCGTCGCTCGCTCGACGCGGACGCACAGCGAGCCCAGGCCAAGGCCAACCTGCCCGGCTCGCTCGACGACTACTACGTGCCACGCGGGTACGCGGTGGTGCTCGGCCAGAGCGTCGGCACCGGCGACTCGGACGGCTGCCCGACCAGCGGCGACCAGGCCGAGACGCTCGGCACCAAGGCCGTCATCGACTGGCTCAACGGCCGGGCCAAGGGGTACGACGCGAACGGCGCCCCGGTCACCGCCGGCTGGACCACCGGCGCGGTCGGCATGACCGGCGTCTCCTACAACGGGACGCTGCCCAACCAGGTGGCCACCACCGGGGTCAAGGGACTCAAGACCATCGTGCCGGTCTCCGCCATCAGCAGCTGGTACGACTACTACCGGGCCAACGGCCTGGTAGTCGCACCCGGGACGTTCCAGGGCGAGGACCTCGACATCCTGGCCCAGTACACCGCTGGGCAGGCACGGGCCGAGGGGCCCTGCGCCGACGAGCTCGCGACGATCACCGAGGAGCAGGACCGGGTCACCGGTGACTACTCGGACTTCTGGCGGGATCGCGACTACCTCGACGCCCGCAACGTCAAGGCGAGCGTCTTCGTCGTGCACGGCCTCAACGACTGGAACGTGAAGACCGAGCACTTCGCCGGCTGGTGGGACCAGCTCGCCAAGCGCGACGTACCGCGCAAGATCTGGCTGCACCAGGGCGGGCACGGCGGCCCGGGTAGCAACGCCTCGGTGACCCTGCCGAGCGGGCAGACCTGGACGTACAAGCAGACCGAGAACCGCTGGTTCGACTTCTGGCTGTGGAACGTGCGCAACGGCATCATGGACGAGCCGACGGCGGTGCTGCAGCGCGAGGACCGCGCGTACACCACGTACGCCAACTGGCCCGACCCGGCAGCGCGTGAGGTCGGGCTGCGGTTCGCCGCCACCGACGCCACCGCCCCGGGCGCGCTCACCACGGGCAAGCCCCCGAAGGGCAAGGTCGAGCAGAGCTTCGTCGACGAGGGCCGGACCATCCACCCGGACACCCTGGTCGCCAACCCGGACACGGCGAGCCCGAACCGACTCGCCTACCGCTCCCCCGCGCTGACACAGGACGTCCGCATCTCCGGACGTCCAGAGATGCGGCTGCGGATGGCGATCGACAACAAACCGGACGCGAACCTCACCGCGTACCTCGTCGACTACGGCCCGGCCGGGTCGACCGCCGCGCCGACCGTGGTGACCCGTGGCTGGATGGACCCGCAGAACCGCAAGAACGCCGCGCGCACCGAGCCGGTGAAGCAGGGCAAGCTGTACGACTACCGGTGGACCATGGAGCCGAAGGACTACGTCTTCCCGGCGGGGCACCGGATCGGCGTGGTCGTGTTCTCCAGCGACCAGGAGTACACCCTGCTGCCGTTGGGCGGCACCGAGCTGCGGGTCGCGCCGAACGACAGCGAACTGCGACTGCCGGTGGTCGGCGGACGCGGCGTCCTCGGGTTCTGA
- a CDS encoding low temperature requirement protein A: MLTRTAFRGLGDSRSPNSATVLELLFDIVYVFALARLAGRVTDDLTIVRQTLLSEAGQTVLFFTAMWMIWSLNALLASTYDPRRADLQAVLLATMFGTLVLAVSLPQAFGQRGVIFACTYVVIQIGRPLFLTFALRGHPGHSFAVRVLIWHMASGVLWISGGISGGLGRGVFWTLALAIELTGAAITWPVPRLGGKRLGRTGVTVSQEHLAERYNQFFMIALAEVVLEAGAAVSFPGFSTEGTITLVAAFVAAVSFWRIYFYHVGSGQASTSGGEGIRLSRWASYSLLLIVGGIICTAVGFGQIIEDPHPPIDWALVAIIFGGPVLFLVGRSFLEQESRTAPRCRALYIGALVLVVAALPMVLLPPVAVGAAAGLILVGIAVFDQRAHRRGSETNPTL; this comes from the coding sequence GTGCTGACGCGCACCGCGTTTCGTGGGCTCGGAGACAGTAGGAGCCCGAACTCGGCGACGGTCCTGGAGCTGCTGTTCGACATCGTCTACGTCTTCGCGCTCGCCCGCCTCGCCGGGCGGGTCACGGACGACCTGACCATCGTCCGGCAGACGCTGCTGTCGGAGGCGGGCCAGACGGTGCTGTTCTTCACTGCGATGTGGATGATCTGGTCGCTCAACGCTCTCCTGGCCAGCACCTACGACCCTCGGCGCGCCGACCTGCAGGCCGTTCTGCTGGCGACGATGTTCGGCACGCTGGTGCTGGCTGTCTCGTTGCCGCAGGCGTTCGGCCAGCGCGGCGTGATCTTCGCCTGCACCTACGTTGTCATCCAGATCGGCCGACCGCTCTTCCTGACGTTCGCCCTGCGGGGTCACCCCGGTCATTCATTCGCGGTCCGGGTGCTGATCTGGCACATGGCGTCCGGCGTGCTCTGGATCAGCGGCGGCATCAGCGGTGGTCTCGGTCGGGGTGTCTTCTGGACCCTCGCTCTCGCCATCGAGCTGACCGGCGCCGCCATCACCTGGCCCGTGCCCCGCCTCGGCGGGAAACGGCTCGGCCGCACGGGAGTCACCGTCTCCCAGGAGCACCTCGCCGAGCGGTACAACCAGTTCTTCATGATCGCGCTCGCCGAGGTGGTGCTCGAAGCAGGTGCGGCCGTCAGCTTTCCGGGCTTCTCGACCGAGGGGACCATCACCCTCGTCGCCGCGTTCGTGGCGGCGGTTTCGTTCTGGCGGATCTACTTCTACCACGTCGGGTCCGGTCAGGCCTCGACCTCGGGAGGGGAGGGGATACGCCTGTCCCGATGGGCGAGCTACAGCCTGTTGCTCATCGTCGGCGGCATCATCTGCACCGCCGTCGGCTTCGGCCAGATCATCGAGGATCCACACCCGCCGATCGACTGGGCCCTGGTGGCCATCATCTTCGGCGGCCCGGTTCTGTTCCTGGTCGGGCGGAGCTTTTTGGAGCAGGAAAGCCGAACCGCGCCGCGCTGCCGGGCGCTCTACATCGGCGCGCTGGTGCTGGTCGTGGCGGCGCTACCGATGGTGCTGCTCCCGCCGGTCGCCGTCGGGGCCGCAGCGGGGTTGATCCTGGTCGGCATCGCCGTCTTCGACCAGAGAGCACACCGGCGTGGGTCGGAGACCAACCCGACGCTGTAA
- the araD gene encoding L-ribulose-5-phosphate 4-epimerase AraD, producing MSTAGSADLRTAVLAANRLIPEAGLAALTWGNVSGVDREAGIYVIKPSGVAYRDLTADLLVPVDLETGRVTAGELKPSVDSETHRAFYLQWPSVGGVTHTHSTHAVAFAQAGRDVPVLGTTHADTFAGPIRVTRDLTADECAHDYELNTARAIIELVGGEAEALAGPAALAANHGPFTWAADPLKSVENAIVCEAVAEMALKTLSLNPTATAPQWLLDRHFTRKHGAGAYYGNQLT from the coding sequence ATGAGTACGGCCGGATCAGCCGACCTGCGCACCGCAGTCCTCGCCGCGAACCGCCTCATCCCCGAGGCCGGCCTGGCCGCGCTGACGTGGGGCAACGTGAGCGGGGTCGACCGAGAGGCGGGTATCTATGTGATCAAGCCTTCCGGCGTGGCATACCGGGACCTCACGGCCGACCTCCTCGTCCCCGTGGATCTGGAGACCGGGCGGGTCACCGCTGGAGAGCTCAAGCCCTCCGTGGACAGCGAGACCCATCGCGCGTTCTACCTGCAATGGCCCTCCGTGGGCGGAGTGACCCACACGCATTCGACGCACGCCGTCGCCTTCGCGCAGGCGGGGAGGGACGTGCCGGTGCTCGGCACCACGCATGCCGACACCTTCGCCGGCCCGATCCGGGTGACCCGGGACCTGACGGCCGACGAATGTGCCCACGACTATGAGCTCAACACGGCTCGCGCGATCATCGAGCTCGTCGGGGGAGAAGCCGAGGCGCTGGCCGGGCCTGCCGCCCTCGCCGCCAACCACGGCCCCTTCACCTGGGCGGCGGACCCACTCAAGTCCGTGGAGAACGCGATCGTCTGCGAGGCGGTCGCAGAGATGGCCCTGAAGACGCTGTCGCTGAACCCCACAGCGACCGCACCACAGTGGTTGCTGGACCGCCATTTCACCCGTAAGCACGGCGCCGGCGCCTACTACGGCAACCAGCTCACCTGA
- a CDS encoding alpha/beta hydrolase encodes MPEIIALIVGGLALVVAAVAGLYLWPIRRRELRVAPAHPLDFDTATRAAKAIIAAEAADPEVRPESRSRLLSHGSRTGKVVLLLHGYTLAPDQYDGLAEEFFDRGYNVWIPRAPQHGTVDRRAHHRVEAGELRTYAAQALAVAAGLGDEVGVVGISGGAVLAAGLAQVPGNVVRHLLLLSPFFGPDPRQAPAFAVKPLIVLYGRRILPDRVTSRGYSLSAVAQYLTIARSLPNPPRRTGLRTAAVVISPLDGVVDRIAAVTVPRRIADANAIPLQVRTLPQVLGVGHNILNLAALGAEGSELRRLYIALYEGETAQDGVSSGRE; translated from the coding sequence ATGCCGGAGATCATCGCGCTCATCGTCGGCGGGTTGGCGCTGGTCGTGGCGGCGGTCGCCGGGCTCTACCTCTGGCCGATACGCCGCCGTGAGCTGCGGGTCGCACCGGCGCATCCGCTCGACTTCGACACCGCCACCCGTGCCGCGAAGGCCATCATCGCGGCCGAGGCGGCGGATCCGGAGGTCCGGCCGGAGTCGCGGAGCCGCTTGCTGAGCCACGGCTCCCGTACCGGCAAGGTCGTGCTTCTGCTGCACGGTTACACCCTCGCGCCCGACCAGTACGACGGACTGGCCGAGGAGTTCTTCGACCGTGGGTACAACGTCTGGATTCCGCGGGCTCCCCAGCACGGGACCGTCGACCGGCGGGCCCACCACCGGGTCGAGGCCGGTGAGCTGAGGACGTACGCCGCGCAGGCGTTGGCCGTCGCGGCGGGCCTGGGTGACGAGGTGGGCGTCGTGGGGATCTCCGGCGGTGCCGTGCTGGCCGCCGGGCTGGCCCAGGTGCCAGGCAATGTCGTACGGCATCTGCTGTTGCTGTCGCCGTTCTTCGGCCCGGACCCCCGCCAGGCGCCGGCCTTCGCGGTCAAACCGCTCATCGTGCTGTACGGGCGCCGCATCCTCCCGGATCGCGTCACGTCGCGCGGGTACTCGCTCTCGGCCGTCGCCCAGTACCTGACGATCGCGCGCAGTCTGCCGAATCCACCGCGGCGGACCGGTCTGCGGACCGCGGCGGTCGTGATCAGCCCGCTCGACGGCGTGGTGGACCGCATCGCGGCGGTGACCGTGCCACGCCGGATCGCCGACGCGAACGCGATCCCGCTCCAGGTCCGCACCCTGCCGCAGGTGTTGGGCGTCGGCCACAACATCCTCAACCTCGCAGCCCTCGGCGCCGAGGGGTCTGAGCTGCGCCGGCTGTATATCGCGCTCTACGAGGGGGAGACGGCGCAGGACGGGGTCTCGTCCGGCCGCGAGTAG
- a CDS encoding C39 family peptidase, translating to MRTDLIRKTALTAAGLAFTGGAIAGPITAAYAASDAKPTTQTQTDRKPSGERQLGVRYEAQPNFYYCGPAAARNALSVQGKNISVDDMAKEMGTTEDGTNSINDITPVLNKETGKNDAYHSVEISNPNADDKQTDKLRTDIVKTVDDGRAVVANIAGTTTDTDGTTHSFEGGHYISVVGYRDNGTVVTIADSANPNTASYEISVEHLADWIATRGYSTS from the coding sequence ATGCGTACCGATCTGATCCGTAAGACCGCACTGACCGCTGCTGGACTCGCCTTCACCGGCGGCGCCATCGCCGGCCCCATCACCGCCGCGTACGCCGCGTCGGACGCCAAGCCGACCACCCAGACGCAGACCGACCGCAAGCCCTCGGGCGAGCGGCAACTGGGCGTGCGCTACGAGGCGCAGCCGAACTTCTACTACTGCGGCCCCGCCGCCGCGCGTAACGCCCTGAGCGTGCAGGGCAAGAACATCAGCGTCGACGACATGGCCAAGGAAATGGGCACCACCGAGGACGGCACCAACTCCATCAACGACATCACCCCGGTCCTGAACAAGGAAACCGGCAAGAACGACGCCTACCACTCCGTGGAGATCAGCAACCCCAACGCCGATGACAAGCAGACCGACAAGCTGCGCACCGACATCGTCAAGACCGTCGACGACGGCCGCGCCGTGGTCGCGAACATCGCCGGCACCACCACCGACACCGACGGCACCACCCACTCCTTCGAGGGCGGGCACTACATCAGCGTCGTCGGCTACCGCGACAACGGCACCGTCGTCACCATCGCCGACTCCGCCAACCCGAACACCGCCTCCTACGAGATCAGCGTCGAGCACCTCGCCGACTGGATCGCCACCCGCGGCTACTCCACCAGCTGA
- a CDS encoding DUF305 domain-containing protein, protein MRTPVTAPMPLLLVALLVSGCAPGSPGPAETAPPTAAPSTSAPPTATPPTDAPTGRMPSTGTAGQFNATDIAWLQLTVAMTERLLPVLDMVPSRTTDPAWRQLAAQLGAAHREDLGRARRLLAESGAPATNPHEGHDMPGMVTDEELAALRSATGVAFHRLAGQHVRAHLAQAVRIGAAEQRSGLHPATTALATAVVRTGSAEVARLDRMGQERGVGGLDSPRSSW, encoded by the coding sequence ATGCGGACCCCCGTGACCGCACCCATGCCCCTACTTCTCGTGGCGCTGCTCGTCAGCGGCTGCGCCCCCGGATCGCCGGGGCCTGCCGAAACCGCGCCACCGACCGCCGCGCCGTCGACTTCCGCGCCACCGACCGCCACGCCACCGACTGACGCGCCAACCGGCCGGATGCCGTCCACCGGGACGGCCGGCCAGTTCAACGCCACCGACATCGCGTGGCTTCAGCTGACAGTGGCGATGACCGAACGCCTGCTGCCAGTGCTCGACATGGTGCCGAGCCGGACCACCGACCCGGCCTGGCGACAGTTGGCCGCTCAACTCGGCGCGGCACACCGTGAAGACCTGGGCCGGGCCCGTCGGCTGCTTGCCGAATCCGGTGCCCCGGCGACGAACCCGCACGAGGGCCACGACATGCCAGGCATGGTCACCGACGAGGAGTTGGCCGCGTTGCGGTCGGCCACCGGTGTCGCGTTCCACCGGCTGGCAGGCCAGCACGTGCGCGCGCACCTGGCACAGGCGGTCCGGATCGGCGCCGCCGAGCAGCGGAGCGGGCTTCATCCCGCGACCACCGCCCTTGCCACGGCGGTGGTCCGGACGGGCAGCGCCGAGGTCGCCCGGCTCGATCGGATGGGACAGGAACGGGGAGTGGGAGGACTCGATTCGCCGCGGTCCAGCTGGTAG
- a CDS encoding DUF1996 domain-containing protein, which translates to MDRAAPLSGIHRRLRLATAIGALLVLLGTYLVSTTARADAAPGVNAIRVAEFPADCTYSHRLPDDPIVFPGLPGASHMHSFFGSTVTNAHTTLPDLVRSSTTCNPRVDVSSYWVPTLYRDNVPVEPAISTFYYLGEGVRADVVANTQPFPLGLRLVAGNARATGPNDSIARWSCLHAGQVPPSKDFVNCPAGTMLESYLDFPQCWNGRDLDSPDHKSHLAYPVNQACPSTHPVHVPKLRQVLRYPVTGDPSRFRLASGPGYTMHGDFFNAWPVAEMARRVQDCIRPVIKCGHDGRPI; encoded by the coding sequence ATGGACAGGGCCGCACCCCTCTCCGGCATCCACCGCCGGCTGCGCCTCGCCACGGCGATCGGCGCACTGCTGGTGCTACTCGGCACGTACCTCGTTTCCACCACCGCACGGGCCGACGCCGCCCCCGGCGTCAACGCCATCCGGGTCGCCGAGTTCCCCGCCGACTGCACCTACAGCCACCGGCTGCCGGACGACCCGATCGTCTTCCCCGGGCTGCCCGGGGCCTCGCACATGCACAGCTTCTTCGGCAGCACGGTGACGAACGCCCACACCACGCTTCCCGACCTGGTCCGTTCCTCCACCACCTGCAACCCGCGAGTGGACGTCTCGTCCTACTGGGTGCCGACCCTGTACCGCGACAACGTGCCGGTGGAGCCGGCAATCTCCACGTTCTACTACCTGGGCGAGGGTGTACGCGCCGACGTCGTCGCGAACACCCAGCCGTTCCCGTTGGGACTGCGACTCGTCGCCGGCAACGCGCGAGCCACCGGACCGAACGACAGCATCGCCCGCTGGTCATGCCTGCACGCCGGGCAGGTGCCGCCGTCGAAGGACTTCGTCAACTGCCCGGCCGGCACGATGCTGGAGTCGTACCTGGACTTCCCGCAGTGCTGGAACGGCCGGGACCTGGACTCGCCGGACCACAAGAGCCACCTGGCGTACCCGGTGAACCAGGCCTGCCCGAGCACCCACCCGGTGCACGTGCCGAAGTTGCGGCAGGTCCTGCGATACCCGGTCACCGGTGATCCGTCGCGGTTCCGGCTGGCCTCCGGGCCGGGCTACACCATGCACGGCGACTTCTTCAACGCCTGGCCGGTGGCGGAGATGGCCCGCCGGGTCCAGGACTGCATCCGTCCCGTCATCAAGTGCGGTCACGACGGCCGACCGATCTGA
- a CDS encoding TetR/AcrR family transcriptional regulator — protein MTRALTRKGEATRARIVAGAAAEIRERGVDEVRLEDVMAHTGTSKGQLFHYFPEGKEGLLLAVAQHEADQVLIDQEPMLSNLTSWPAWLAWRDRLIERYLAQGVKCPLNGLLGQTGRRAPGAQAIVTGLMWRWQKAITEGIRHMQSTGDIAPEVDADRAAAALLAGIQGGVLLLLSTGKIDHLEAVLDLTIDSLRASVRVTGMQERHVDE, from the coding sequence ATGACACGGGCGTTGACCCGCAAGGGCGAGGCGACCCGGGCGCGGATCGTCGCCGGCGCGGCCGCCGAGATCCGCGAGCGCGGTGTCGACGAGGTACGCCTCGAGGACGTGATGGCCCACACCGGCACCAGCAAGGGGCAGCTCTTCCACTACTTCCCCGAGGGTAAGGAGGGGCTGCTGCTCGCGGTGGCCCAGCACGAGGCCGACCAGGTGCTCATCGACCAGGAGCCGATGCTCAGCAACCTGACGTCGTGGCCGGCCTGGCTGGCGTGGCGGGACCGGCTCATCGAGCGCTACCTCGCGCAGGGCGTGAAGTGCCCGCTCAATGGTCTGCTCGGTCAGACCGGCCGACGCGCGCCGGGCGCGCAGGCGATCGTGACCGGGCTCATGTGGCGTTGGCAGAAGGCGATCACCGAGGGCATCCGGCACATGCAGTCGACCGGCGACATCGCACCCGAGGTGGACGCCGACCGCGCCGCAGCGGCGCTGCTGGCCGGCATCCAGGGCGGCGTGCTGCTGTTGCTCTCCACCGGAAAGATCGATCACCTTGAGGCGGTCCTCGACCTCACCATCGACTCCCTTCGGGCAAGCGTCCGGGTGACCGGGATGCAGGAGAGGCACGTCGATGAATGA
- a CDS encoding acetyltransferase, producing the protein MTDLVIRPLVAGEENLFDSMPDPLPQLRQVPYADGIAGGGYRPETTWVALRAGRVVGRAAWLLPPGAVGAPWLERFDLDAEPEVGAELLRSAHEALGGPGLYYAALPAHWRRRPEVLAVVRAPMAAAQLAGLIERGERIRCSWTGTPLPAPSGRYDFRSPVDAAEINALVARITEPDVLTGAETAWAVSGVDLATDPLAWRPDRVDEWRIALESGKPVGLVGPAGDACYPLIAYLGLLDEAARPELLAEAVRVLADGGAREVLADADAHRVAVLAELERTGFRQLRSRILFAPPNGQE; encoded by the coding sequence ATGACTGATCTGGTCATTCGTCCGCTCGTCGCGGGCGAGGAAAATCTGTTCGACTCCATGCCTGATCCGCTGCCCCAACTACGTCAGGTCCCCTACGCCGACGGGATCGCCGGCGGCGGCTACCGGCCCGAGACCACCTGGGTCGCCCTCCGCGCCGGCCGGGTGGTTGGCCGGGCTGCCTGGCTCCTACCGCCGGGTGCCGTCGGTGCCCCATGGCTGGAGCGGTTCGATCTGGACGCCGAGCCGGAGGTGGGCGCCGAGCTGCTCCGCTCCGCCCACGAGGCGCTGGGCGGTCCCGGTCTGTACTACGCGGCCCTGCCGGCACACTGGCGGCGTCGCCCCGAGGTGCTGGCCGTGGTGCGGGCACCGATGGCGGCGGCCCAGCTCGCCGGGCTGATCGAGCGGGGGGAGCGCATCCGGTGCTCCTGGACCGGCACGCCCCTGCCGGCGCCCTCCGGGCGCTACGACTTCCGTTCACCCGTCGACGCGGCGGAGATCAACGCTTTGGTCGCCCGGATCACCGAGCCGGACGTGCTGACCGGCGCCGAGACCGCGTGGGCGGTCAGCGGCGTCGACCTCGCCACCGACCCGCTCGCCTGGCGGCCGGACCGCGTTGACGAATGGCGCATCGCGTTGGAGTCCGGGAAGCCGGTCGGGCTGGTCGGCCCGGCCGGGGACGCCTGCTACCCGCTCATCGCCTACCTCGGTCTGCTCGACGAGGCGGCCCGGCCCGAGCTGCTGGCCGAGGCGGTCCGGGTGCTGGCTGACGGCGGTGCCCGGGAGGTCCTCGCCGACGCGGACGCCCACCGGGTGGCGGTGCTGGCGGAGCTGGAGCGGACCGGGTTCCGGCAGCTGCGCTCCCGGATCCTCTTCGCGCCGCCGAACGGTCAGGAATAG